In the Raineyella fluvialis genome, GACAGTTCGGTGATGTAGCCGGCGTAGTACTGGGCGGCGTAGTGGCCGCCCCAGCTGCCCAGCACGAACAGGCCGAAGGCCAGGGCGATCGATGTGTAGAGCGCCGACCACAGCGCCGACTCCCGGATGCCGGGGGTGTGCGGGCGGCGGGCGTGGAAGAGGAAGTCGAACAGCAACATCCCCACCACGAACAGGGTGGTGAGTGTCCAGGTGAGCCCGGAGACCTCCATGCATCCTCCTTACGTGGACCGCTGTCGGCTGTCGGCGGAACCCTTGGATTCTAACAATCCGCTCAGCGGGCTCCGCTGGTGTCGAGGCCGGCTCCGTGGACCCGCTCGAGCAGGTCGTGGAAGTGGCGTTTGTCGGTGATCAGGTCCTCCTTGAGCTCGTCGGGGATGGCGGGCATCCGTGCCAGCAGCCGGGCGAGCCGGCGCCGGATCGCCCGGCGGTGCGACTCGGCGGCGGTGTCCGGGAGGGCCAGGTAGCGTTCGGACAGCGACTGGGTCGCGGCGATGACCGTCAGCGCGCGGCCGCGCCGGCTGACCAGCGACGCCGTCACCGTGAGCACCAGCACCCCCACGATCACGGCGAGGGACAGGCCGGTGCTGATCTCGGCGACATGGACGGGGCGGCCGTCGTTGATGAACGGAACGTTGTTCTCGTGCAGGGCGTGCAGGCCGAGCTTCACCGCGATGAAGGCGAGGATCGCCGACAGGCCGTACGACAGGTAGATCAGCCGGTCCAGCAGGCCGTCGATGAGGAAGTAGAGCTGCTTGAGGCCGAGCAGGGAGAAGGCCACCGCGGTGAAGGCGAGGTACGTCTCCTGGGTCAGCCCGAAGATCGCCGGGATGGAGTCGAGGGCGAAGAGCAGGTCGGTGCCGCCGATGGCGATCATCACCAGCAGCATCGGCGTCATCACCCGACGCCCGTCCACCCGGGTGACCAGGCGGTTGCCGTCGTAGCCGTCCGAGGTGCGGAAGATCCGCCGGACGAGTCGGACCATCCCGCTGTCGGCGTCCTCCTTCTCGGTCAGGGCGCCCTTGAGGGTGCTGCCGGCGGTCACCAGCAGGATCACCGCGAAGAGGTAGAACACCCAGGCGAAGGCGTTGATCAGCCCGGCGCCGACGAGGATGAGCCCCGTCCGCGCCACCAGGGAGAAGGCGATGCCGAAGAGCAGCACCTCCTCCTGGTACTGCCGGGGCACCGCGAAGGAGGCCATGATGATGAGGAAGACGAAGAGGTTGTCGACGCTGAGCGCCTTCTCGGTGAGGTAGCCGGCGTAGTACTGGCCGGCGAGGTCCGCCCCGGCACTCACCCAGACGAACACCCCGAAGACCAGGGCGATGCCGACGTAGGCCGCCGACCAGAGGGCGGATTCCCGCATCGTCGGGACGTGCGGCGTACGGGCATGGAAGACGAAGTCGAAGACCAGCATGCCGACGATCAGTGCGACGGTGAGGGTCCAGACGAGCGGGGAGACCGCCATGAGGGGTCCTTTCGGAGACGACGGATGTCGGTCTCGCGAGTCTCTCCGCCGGCTCACCGGGCAACGCGTGCCCGGGGCCGACCACACCATCCGGTCGAGCCGTACGGAGTCGGACCGTACGTGCGCGACGTGTTGACGTCTGATGTGTCGGGATACTCCCCCACGAATACTGTCGACCGTAGCAGGGCGGCCCCGGGGGAGGGAAGCGAGCGTTCCCGCGGGAACGCCTCAGGATGACGTTCCCGCGGGAACGTCATGCGGAACGTTCCCGCGGGAACGTCCGACGGCTCGAGCGGTCAGGCGGTCAGGCGGTCGAGAGGTCAGGCGGTCAGGCGGTCGAGAGGTCAGGCGGTCAGCAGGGCCAGGGTGACCAGGGCGATGCTGAACACCGCCTCGGCCAGCCCCAGTTGCTTGGGCGTCAGCCGCAGGCCACCGTCCCGCATCGGTCCGACGAGGGGCAGCACGAGCGAGCGTACGGCGGTGGCAGCGAAGAAGATCGCCCAGCCGACGTGCGCTCCGCCAACCATGACGGCCAGGATCGCCCCCGCCGTCGCGGCGAGGTGCCAGCCGACGGAGAGGGCCAGGAAGCCCGCGTTGCCGCGTTCGCGGATCATCGACTTCACGAAGAAGACCGTGCCGCCGAAGTACCCCAGGCACACCAGCGTCAGGCCCAGCGCCCGGGCGACCGGCGCGGTGCCCCAGCCGTCGAGCACGGTGAGCGGGGACGCGAAGCGGGCCACCAGGACGACCAGGGCCGCGGCCGCCACCGTCAGCAGGCCGCCGAGCAGGGCCCGCTCCCGCCGCCGAGCCGCCAGGACGAGGGCGATCGCCAGCACCGGGACGAAGGGGACGGCCCAACCGACCAATCCCGGCCCCGCGAGCCACCAGGTGAGGATCCCGAGGGCCCCCGCGAGGCAGGCGTACGTGACGACCGGGCGCAGGTAGCGCGACTGGCGGCGCGACTTCAGCCACAGCGAGGTGGCGTGGAAAGCGAAGTAGCCGACCAGCCAGAACACGCCGAGGACCACCGCGTACGCCGCCCCTGCCCGTCGTGGAACCGCTGCCAGGTGCCGAGCAGCCACGGGATGGTCACCATCGCCCAGGCGCCGTGCTGGTTGGGGATCCAGCCGCCGGACGTGAGGCGGGGCCGGTGCCGGCGGGTCGCGGTGGCGGAGGTACTCATCCCGCCATTAGACCCCGAGAAGCCTGGAGAAATGTGGCCGGGGTCCGGGCTTCTCCCGTGAGCCCGCTCACTGGGCCCGGACACTCCGGGTGACCAGGTAACTGCGGTCCCGGGTTACGATCTCGGACGGGCCGACGTCGCGGCGCAGCGTCGGCAGGTAGGGGAGGTGGGCGTTGTAGACGCACCACAGCTCGCCGCCGGGACGCAGCGCCCGGGCGGCCGTACGGATCATCCGGAACGCCGGTGCGGAGTCCTTCGCTGTCCCGACATGGAAGGGCGGGTTGCACACCACCACGTCGAGGTCGCCCTCCGGCCAGTCGGCCAGGGCGTCGGCGCGGCGGACGGCCACCTCCACGCCGTTCGCGGCGGCGGTGGCGGCGGTGGACCCGACGGCCGCCCGGGAGGTGTCGACCCCCGTCACCCGCCAGCCGTTGCGGGCGAGGGTGGCGGCGAGGATGCCGGATCCGCAGCCCAGGTCCACGGCCCGATCCGCCCCCGCCGTCGGACGCAGGTCGATGATGCTCTCCAGCAGTTGGCGGGTGCCGAGGTCGAGCCGGTTGCCGGCGAAGGTCGCTCCGTACGCGACGACACTCAGCCCGAACTCGTCCAGCGCCGCCGTCCGCGGCCAGGTCGGCTCGGCCTCCCGGACCTCCGGGCGCGGCGCGGCGGCGTGCAGCACCCGGCACTTGCGCACGCCGAGGCTCGCCCGGACGTCCCCGAAGTGGGCTGCCAGCACCTCGTTCATGCCGCGGGTCATGTGCTTGACCCGGGAGCCGGCCACCACCCGCACGTCCGGATGGCAGTGTGCGGCGACGTTCTCGGCCAGTTCGTCGAGGGCGTTGAGATTGGCGGGCAGCCGCAGCAGCACCAGCCGTACGTCGGCCAGTCGCGGGTCGGACCACGTGTCGACGACGTCCGCGGTCGCGGGGACCTCCGTCTCATCCGTCAGCAGGTCGCTGCGGTGCAGGACCGTACGCCCCTCGGTGGAGAGGTCGTCGGCCAGCGCGGTCGCCAGCGCCGGCGCGTCGAGGACCAGGACGGGCCCTTGCTCGTCGTCGACGGCGGAGGCTTCGGCGAGGATCAGGTCGTCCACGGCATCGAGGGTGTGCACGGCCCGAGCCTAATCCCGAGCAGGGGGAAACCCGGGCCTGCCCAGCCGGTGCGTGGGCCGGGGCGTTGGCCCCGGATGGAGCCGTTCCCGAGGGAGGTAGCCACCCTGCAAACCCCTCGGAGTCGAGCGCTAGGGTGCTGCCGTGGCGGGCGAAGTCCTTGAGGTCCATGTCATAGCCGACTCCACGGGGGAGACGGCGGCTCGTCTTGCCCGCGCGGCGCAGGCCCAGTTCCCCTCCCGACGCTTCCGCATCATCCGCCACCCCCGGATCACCTCGGTGGAGGGGTGGTCTCGGTGGTCGAGAGCCTGAAGTCGCGCACGGCCGACAAGATCGTCATCAGCACGCTGGTGAACCCCGACCTGCGTGACCTGGTCGGGCGCGGCTGCGACGGCCTGGGCATCCGCCACTCCGACCTGCTCGGCCCGACCCTCGCCGCGATCGAGGAGATCACCGGCACCGAGGCCGACCTGGTCCCGATGCGCCCGGTCAATGTCGAGGCGGACTACTTCACCCGCATCTCCGCGATGCAGTACGTCATCCAACTCGACGACGGCCAGCACCTGGAGTCGATCGGCCAGGCCGACATCGTCCTGCTCGGCGCGTCCCGCAGCGGCAAGACGCCGCTGTCCATGTACCTGGGCTACCTCGGCTACCGGACGGCCAACGTCCCGCTGGTGCTCGGCATCGACCCGCCACCCCAGTTGGCCCTGGTGGACCGCTGGCGTCTCGTCGGGCTGACGATGGACCCGGAGCGCCTGGTGGAGATCCGCCGCGAACGGATCGGGCGGCTCGGCATGGGCACCGGGCTGCGCTCCCGCAAGGACGGCTACGCCGACCTCGCCCGGGTGTACGACGAGGTCGACCAGATCGTCGCGATGGAGCGTCGGCTCGGCGCCGTGGTGGTCAACACCACCTCGGTGGCCCTGGAGGAGAACGCCGCCAAGATCATCGAGATCGTCGAGCAGCGGGCCCAGCAGGCCGGCGGCCACCTGCGCGACATCCCCGGCGAGCCGCGCGCCACGCCCAGGGCCGCGCCGCCGCGGCTGACGCCGACGCGTCCGCCGGCCACCCCATGACTGCCTCGCGAGGGGCATGGTCCGGCGCTCCCCTAGAGTGCCGATCACCGGTTGACCACCGGGCTGAACCGTCGCCGGACATCGAGGTCCGACAC is a window encoding:
- a CDS encoding TerC family protein, encoding MAVSPLVWTLTVALIVGMLVFDFVFHARTPHVPTMRESALWSAAYVGIALVFGVFVWVSAGADLAGQYYAGYLTEKALSVDNLFVFLIIMASFAVPRQYQEEVLLFGIAFSLVARTGLILVGAGLINAFAWVFYLFAVILLVTAGSTLKGALTEKEDADSGMVRLVRRIFRTSDGYDGNRLVTRVDGRRVMTPMLLVMIAIGGTDLLFALDSIPAIFGLTQETYLAFTAVAFSLLGLKQLYFLIDGLLDRLIYLSYGLSAILAFIAVKLGLHALHENNVPFINDGRPVHVAEISTGLSLAVIVGVLVLTVTASLVSRRGRALTVIAATQSLSERYLALPDTAAESHRRAIRRRLARLLARMPAIPDELKEDLITDKRHFHDLLERVHGAGLDTSGAR
- a CDS encoding YwiC-like family protein produces the protein MAARHLAAVPRRAGAAYAVVLGVFWLVGYFAFHATSLWLKSRRQSRYLRPVVTYACLAGALGILTWWLAGPGLVGWAVPFVPVLAIALVLAARRRERALLGGLLTVAAAALVVLVARFASPLTVLDGWGTAPVARALGLTLVCLGYFGGTVFFVKSMIRERGNAGFLALSVGWHLAATAGAILAVMVGGAHVGWAIFFAATAVRSLVLPLVGPMRDGGLRLTPKQLGLAEAVFSIALVTLALLTA
- a CDS encoding class I SAM-dependent methyltransferase, which translates into the protein MHTLDAVDDLILAEASAVDDEQGPVLVLDAPALATALADDLSTEGRTVLHRSDLLTDETEVPATADVVDTWSDPRLADVRLVLLRLPANLNALDELAENVAAHCHPDVRVVAGSRVKHMTRGMNEVLAAHFGDVRASLGVRKCRVLHAAAPRPEVREAEPTWPRTAALDEFGLSVVAYGATFAGNRLDLGTRQLLESIIDLRPTAGADRAVDLGCGSGILAATLARNGWRVTGVDTSRAAVGSTAATAAANGVEVAVRRADALADWPEGDLDVVVCNPPFHVGTAKDSAPAFRMIRTAARALRPGGELWCVYNAHLPYLPTLRRDVGPSEIVTRDRSYLVTRSVRAQ